The Xiphophorus couchianus chromosome 5, X_couchianus-1.0, whole genome shotgun sequence genome includes a region encoding these proteins:
- the sh3gl2a gene encoding SH3 domain containing GRB2 like 2a, endophilin A1 isoform X5 — MSVAGLKKQFHKATQRVSEKVGGAEGTKLDVDFTEMEKRVDTTARAVLDIMTKTTEYLQPNPATRAKMSMMSSMSRMRGQEKGPGYTQTETILGESMQRFGRELGEDSNFGLVLIDVGEAMRELGEVKDALDMEVKQNFIDPMQNLHEKDLREIQHHLKKLEGRRLDFDYKKKRQAKVTEDELKAALEKFDDSKEVAEQSMFNLLESDIEQVSQLAALVHAQLQYHTRSAEILTQLSSKIDEQIRDTSTKPRKEFIPKPRTSLDFSISENHNGGIHGARSPGARSPARSPAPLDQPCCRALYDFDPENEGELGFKEGDIITLTNKIDDNWYEGMLQGNSGFFPINYVDILVPLPQ; from the exons agagTGAGCGAGAAAGTCGGAGGAGCAGAAGGAACGAAGCTCGATGTGGACTTCACTGAAATGGAAAAG AGGGTGGACACCACCGCTCGAGCCGTTCTGGACATCATGACCAAAACCACCGAGTATCTGCAGCCCAACCCAG CAACCAGAGCCAAGATGAGCATGATGAGCTCCATGTCCCGTATGCGGGGGCAGGAGAAGGGGCCGGGCTACACGCAGACCGAGACCATCCTAGGAGAGTCCATGCAGCGGTTCGGCCGGGAGCTCGGAGAGGACTCCAACTTTG GTCTGGTTCTGATCGACGTCGGAGAGGCCATGCGTGAGCTGGGTGAGGTCAAAGACGCTCTGGACATGGAGGTGAAGCAGAACTTTATTGACCCGATGCAGAACCTTCACGAAAAAGACCTCAGAGAGATCCAG CACCACCTGAAGAAGCTGGAAGGTCGccgtctggactttgactacaAGAAGAAGCGCCAGGCCAAAGTGACGGAGGACGAGCTCAAAGCGGCGCTGGAGAAGTTCGATGACTCCAAGGAAGTCGCAGAGCAGAGCATGTTCAACCTGCTGGAGAGTGAC ATCGAACAGGTGAGCCAGCTGGCGGCGCTGGTCCATGCTCAGCTGCAGTACCACACCCGGTCCGCTGAGATCCTCACACAGCTCTCCAGCAAGATCGACGAACA GATAAGAGATACCTCCACCAAACCGAGGAAAGAGTTCATACCGAAGCCTCGCACGTCTCTGGACTTCAGCATCAGTGAGAACCACAATGGAGGGATCCACGGCGCTCGCTCTCCAG GTGCCAGgtctccag CCAGGTCTCCAG CCCCGTTGGACCAGCCCTGCTGCCGCGCTTTGTACGACTTTGACCCTGAGAACGAAGGTGAGCTAGGCTTCAAGGAGGGCGACATCATCACCCTGACCAATAAGATCGACGACAATTGGTACGAGGGAATGCTGCAAGGCAACTCGGGCTTTTTCCCCATCAACTACGTGGATATCTTGGTTCCGCTACCCCAGTAA
- the sh3gl2a gene encoding SH3 domain containing GRB2 like 2a, endophilin A1 isoform X6: MSVAGLKKQFHKATQRVSEKVGGAEGTKLDVDFTEMEKRVDTTARAVLDIMTKTTEYLQPNPATRAKMSMMSSMSRMRGQEKGPGYTQTETILGESMQRFGRELGEDSNFGLVLIDVGEAMRELGEVKDALDMEVKQNFIDPMQNLHEKDLREIQHHLKKLEGRRLDFDYKKKRQAKVTEDELKAALEKFDDSKEVAEQSMFNLLESDIEQVSQLAALVHAQLQYHTRSAEILTQLSSKIDEQIRDTSTKPRKEFIPKPRTSLDFSISENHNGGIHGARSPARSPAPLDQPCCRALYDFDPENEGELGFKEGDIITLTNKIDDNWYEGMLQGNSGFFPINYVDILVPLPQ; this comes from the exons agagTGAGCGAGAAAGTCGGAGGAGCAGAAGGAACGAAGCTCGATGTGGACTTCACTGAAATGGAAAAG AGGGTGGACACCACCGCTCGAGCCGTTCTGGACATCATGACCAAAACCACCGAGTATCTGCAGCCCAACCCAG CAACCAGAGCCAAGATGAGCATGATGAGCTCCATGTCCCGTATGCGGGGGCAGGAGAAGGGGCCGGGCTACACGCAGACCGAGACCATCCTAGGAGAGTCCATGCAGCGGTTCGGCCGGGAGCTCGGAGAGGACTCCAACTTTG GTCTGGTTCTGATCGACGTCGGAGAGGCCATGCGTGAGCTGGGTGAGGTCAAAGACGCTCTGGACATGGAGGTGAAGCAGAACTTTATTGACCCGATGCAGAACCTTCACGAAAAAGACCTCAGAGAGATCCAG CACCACCTGAAGAAGCTGGAAGGTCGccgtctggactttgactacaAGAAGAAGCGCCAGGCCAAAGTGACGGAGGACGAGCTCAAAGCGGCGCTGGAGAAGTTCGATGACTCCAAGGAAGTCGCAGAGCAGAGCATGTTCAACCTGCTGGAGAGTGAC ATCGAACAGGTGAGCCAGCTGGCGGCGCTGGTCCATGCTCAGCTGCAGTACCACACCCGGTCCGCTGAGATCCTCACACAGCTCTCCAGCAAGATCGACGAACA GATAAGAGATACCTCCACCAAACCGAGGAAAGAGTTCATACCGAAGCCTCGCACGTCTCTGGACTTCAGCATCAGTGAGAACCACAATGGAGGGATCCACGGCGCTCGCTCTCCAG CCAGGTCTCCAG CCCCGTTGGACCAGCCCTGCTGCCGCGCTTTGTACGACTTTGACCCTGAGAACGAAGGTGAGCTAGGCTTCAAGGAGGGCGACATCATCACCCTGACCAATAAGATCGACGACAATTGGTACGAGGGAATGCTGCAAGGCAACTCGGGCTTTTTCCCCATCAACTACGTGGATATCTTGGTTCCGCTACCCCAGTAA
- the sh3gl2a gene encoding SH3 domain containing GRB2 like 2a, endophilin A1 isoform X1, protein MSVAGLKKQFHKATQRVSEKVGGAEGTKLDVDFTEMEKRVDTTARAVLDIMTKTTEYLQPNPATRAKMSMMSSMSRMRGQEKGPGYTQTETILGESMQRFGRELGEDSNFGLVLIDVGEAMRELGEVKDALDMEVKQNFIDPMQNLHEKDLREIQHHLKKLEGRRLDFDYKKKRQAKVTEDELKAALEKFDDSKEVAEQSMFNLLESDIEQVSQLAALVHAQLQYHTRSAEILTQLSSKIDEQIRDTSTKPRKEFIPKPRTSLDFSISENHNGGIHGARSPGARSPARSPARSPARSPAPLDQPCCRALYDFDPENEGELGFKEGDIITLTNKIDDNWYEGMLQGNSGFFPINYVDILVPLPQ, encoded by the exons agagTGAGCGAGAAAGTCGGAGGAGCAGAAGGAACGAAGCTCGATGTGGACTTCACTGAAATGGAAAAG AGGGTGGACACCACCGCTCGAGCCGTTCTGGACATCATGACCAAAACCACCGAGTATCTGCAGCCCAACCCAG CAACCAGAGCCAAGATGAGCATGATGAGCTCCATGTCCCGTATGCGGGGGCAGGAGAAGGGGCCGGGCTACACGCAGACCGAGACCATCCTAGGAGAGTCCATGCAGCGGTTCGGCCGGGAGCTCGGAGAGGACTCCAACTTTG GTCTGGTTCTGATCGACGTCGGAGAGGCCATGCGTGAGCTGGGTGAGGTCAAAGACGCTCTGGACATGGAGGTGAAGCAGAACTTTATTGACCCGATGCAGAACCTTCACGAAAAAGACCTCAGAGAGATCCAG CACCACCTGAAGAAGCTGGAAGGTCGccgtctggactttgactacaAGAAGAAGCGCCAGGCCAAAGTGACGGAGGACGAGCTCAAAGCGGCGCTGGAGAAGTTCGATGACTCCAAGGAAGTCGCAGAGCAGAGCATGTTCAACCTGCTGGAGAGTGAC ATCGAACAGGTGAGCCAGCTGGCGGCGCTGGTCCATGCTCAGCTGCAGTACCACACCCGGTCCGCTGAGATCCTCACACAGCTCTCCAGCAAGATCGACGAACA GATAAGAGATACCTCCACCAAACCGAGGAAAGAGTTCATACCGAAGCCTCGCACGTCTCTGGACTTCAGCATCAGTGAGAACCACAATGGAGGGATCCACGGCGCTCGCTCTCCAG GTGCCAGgtctccag CCAGGTCTCCAG CAAGATCTCCAG CCAGGTCTCCAG CCCCGTTGGACCAGCCCTGCTGCCGCGCTTTGTACGACTTTGACCCTGAGAACGAAGGTGAGCTAGGCTTCAAGGAGGGCGACATCATCACCCTGACCAATAAGATCGACGACAATTGGTACGAGGGAATGCTGCAAGGCAACTCGGGCTTTTTCCCCATCAACTACGTGGATATCTTGGTTCCGCTACCCCAGTAA
- the sh3gl2a gene encoding SH3 domain containing GRB2 like 2a, endophilin A1 isoform X3: MSVAGLKKQFHKATQRVSEKVGGAEGTKLDVDFTEMEKRVDTTARAVLDIMTKTTEYLQPNPATRAKMSMMSSMSRMRGQEKGPGYTQTETILGESMQRFGRELGEDSNFGLVLIDVGEAMRELGEVKDALDMEVKQNFIDPMQNLHEKDLREIQHHLKKLEGRRLDFDYKKKRQAKVTEDELKAALEKFDDSKEVAEQSMFNLLESDIEQVSQLAALVHAQLQYHTRSAEILTQLSSKIDEQIRDTSTKPRKEFIPKPRTSLDFSISENHNGGIHGARSPGARSPARSPARSPAPLDQPCCRALYDFDPENEGELGFKEGDIITLTNKIDDNWYEGMLQGNSGFFPINYVDILVPLPQ, encoded by the exons agagTGAGCGAGAAAGTCGGAGGAGCAGAAGGAACGAAGCTCGATGTGGACTTCACTGAAATGGAAAAG AGGGTGGACACCACCGCTCGAGCCGTTCTGGACATCATGACCAAAACCACCGAGTATCTGCAGCCCAACCCAG CAACCAGAGCCAAGATGAGCATGATGAGCTCCATGTCCCGTATGCGGGGGCAGGAGAAGGGGCCGGGCTACACGCAGACCGAGACCATCCTAGGAGAGTCCATGCAGCGGTTCGGCCGGGAGCTCGGAGAGGACTCCAACTTTG GTCTGGTTCTGATCGACGTCGGAGAGGCCATGCGTGAGCTGGGTGAGGTCAAAGACGCTCTGGACATGGAGGTGAAGCAGAACTTTATTGACCCGATGCAGAACCTTCACGAAAAAGACCTCAGAGAGATCCAG CACCACCTGAAGAAGCTGGAAGGTCGccgtctggactttgactacaAGAAGAAGCGCCAGGCCAAAGTGACGGAGGACGAGCTCAAAGCGGCGCTGGAGAAGTTCGATGACTCCAAGGAAGTCGCAGAGCAGAGCATGTTCAACCTGCTGGAGAGTGAC ATCGAACAGGTGAGCCAGCTGGCGGCGCTGGTCCATGCTCAGCTGCAGTACCACACCCGGTCCGCTGAGATCCTCACACAGCTCTCCAGCAAGATCGACGAACA GATAAGAGATACCTCCACCAAACCGAGGAAAGAGTTCATACCGAAGCCTCGCACGTCTCTGGACTTCAGCATCAGTGAGAACCACAATGGAGGGATCCACGGCGCTCGCTCTCCAG GTGCCAGgtctccag CCAGGTCTCCAG CCAGGTCTCCAG CCCCGTTGGACCAGCCCTGCTGCCGCGCTTTGTACGACTTTGACCCTGAGAACGAAGGTGAGCTAGGCTTCAAGGAGGGCGACATCATCACCCTGACCAATAAGATCGACGACAATTGGTACGAGGGAATGCTGCAAGGCAACTCGGGCTTTTTCCCCATCAACTACGTGGATATCTTGGTTCCGCTACCCCAGTAA
- the sh3gl2a gene encoding SH3 domain containing GRB2 like 2a, endophilin A1 isoform X2, producing MSVAGLKKQFHKATQRVSEKVGGAEGTKLDVDFTEMEKRVDTTARAVLDIMTKTTEYLQPNPATRAKMSMMSSMSRMRGQEKGPGYTQTETILGESMQRFGRELGEDSNFGLVLIDVGEAMRELGEVKDALDMEVKQNFIDPMQNLHEKDLREIQHHLKKLEGRRLDFDYKKKRQAKVTEDELKAALEKFDDSKEVAEQSMFNLLESDIEQVSQLAALVHAQLQYHTRSAEILTQLSSKIDEQIRDTSTKPRKEFIPKPRTSLDFSISENHNGGIHGARSPGARSPARSPARSPAPLDQPCCRALYDFDPENEGELGFKEGDIITLTNKIDDNWYEGMLQGNSGFFPINYVDILVPLPQ from the exons agagTGAGCGAGAAAGTCGGAGGAGCAGAAGGAACGAAGCTCGATGTGGACTTCACTGAAATGGAAAAG AGGGTGGACACCACCGCTCGAGCCGTTCTGGACATCATGACCAAAACCACCGAGTATCTGCAGCCCAACCCAG CAACCAGAGCCAAGATGAGCATGATGAGCTCCATGTCCCGTATGCGGGGGCAGGAGAAGGGGCCGGGCTACACGCAGACCGAGACCATCCTAGGAGAGTCCATGCAGCGGTTCGGCCGGGAGCTCGGAGAGGACTCCAACTTTG GTCTGGTTCTGATCGACGTCGGAGAGGCCATGCGTGAGCTGGGTGAGGTCAAAGACGCTCTGGACATGGAGGTGAAGCAGAACTTTATTGACCCGATGCAGAACCTTCACGAAAAAGACCTCAGAGAGATCCAG CACCACCTGAAGAAGCTGGAAGGTCGccgtctggactttgactacaAGAAGAAGCGCCAGGCCAAAGTGACGGAGGACGAGCTCAAAGCGGCGCTGGAGAAGTTCGATGACTCCAAGGAAGTCGCAGAGCAGAGCATGTTCAACCTGCTGGAGAGTGAC ATCGAACAGGTGAGCCAGCTGGCGGCGCTGGTCCATGCTCAGCTGCAGTACCACACCCGGTCCGCTGAGATCCTCACACAGCTCTCCAGCAAGATCGACGAACA GATAAGAGATACCTCCACCAAACCGAGGAAAGAGTTCATACCGAAGCCTCGCACGTCTCTGGACTTCAGCATCAGTGAGAACCACAATGGAGGGATCCACGGCGCTCGCTCTCCAG GTGCCAGgtctccag CAAGATCTCCAG CCAGGTCTCCAG CCCCGTTGGACCAGCCCTGCTGCCGCGCTTTGTACGACTTTGACCCTGAGAACGAAGGTGAGCTAGGCTTCAAGGAGGGCGACATCATCACCCTGACCAATAAGATCGACGACAATTGGTACGAGGGAATGCTGCAAGGCAACTCGGGCTTTTTCCCCATCAACTACGTGGATATCTTGGTTCCGCTACCCCAGTAA
- the sh3gl2a gene encoding SH3 domain containing GRB2 like 2a, endophilin A1 isoform X4, with translation MSVAGLKKQFHKATQRVSEKVGGAEGTKLDVDFTEMEKRVDTTARAVLDIMTKTTEYLQPNPATRAKMSMMSSMSRMRGQEKGPGYTQTETILGESMQRFGRELGEDSNFGLVLIDVGEAMRELGEVKDALDMEVKQNFIDPMQNLHEKDLREIQHHLKKLEGRRLDFDYKKKRQAKVTEDELKAALEKFDDSKEVAEQSMFNLLESDIEQVSQLAALVHAQLQYHTRSAEILTQLSSKIDEQIRDTSTKPRKEFIPKPRTSLDFSISENHNGGIHGARSPARSPARSPARSPAPLDQPCCRALYDFDPENEGELGFKEGDIITLTNKIDDNWYEGMLQGNSGFFPINYVDILVPLPQ, from the exons agagTGAGCGAGAAAGTCGGAGGAGCAGAAGGAACGAAGCTCGATGTGGACTTCACTGAAATGGAAAAG AGGGTGGACACCACCGCTCGAGCCGTTCTGGACATCATGACCAAAACCACCGAGTATCTGCAGCCCAACCCAG CAACCAGAGCCAAGATGAGCATGATGAGCTCCATGTCCCGTATGCGGGGGCAGGAGAAGGGGCCGGGCTACACGCAGACCGAGACCATCCTAGGAGAGTCCATGCAGCGGTTCGGCCGGGAGCTCGGAGAGGACTCCAACTTTG GTCTGGTTCTGATCGACGTCGGAGAGGCCATGCGTGAGCTGGGTGAGGTCAAAGACGCTCTGGACATGGAGGTGAAGCAGAACTTTATTGACCCGATGCAGAACCTTCACGAAAAAGACCTCAGAGAGATCCAG CACCACCTGAAGAAGCTGGAAGGTCGccgtctggactttgactacaAGAAGAAGCGCCAGGCCAAAGTGACGGAGGACGAGCTCAAAGCGGCGCTGGAGAAGTTCGATGACTCCAAGGAAGTCGCAGAGCAGAGCATGTTCAACCTGCTGGAGAGTGAC ATCGAACAGGTGAGCCAGCTGGCGGCGCTGGTCCATGCTCAGCTGCAGTACCACACCCGGTCCGCTGAGATCCTCACACAGCTCTCCAGCAAGATCGACGAACA GATAAGAGATACCTCCACCAAACCGAGGAAAGAGTTCATACCGAAGCCTCGCACGTCTCTGGACTTCAGCATCAGTGAGAACCACAATGGAGGGATCCACGGCGCTCGCTCTCCAG CCAGGTCTCCAG CAAGATCTCCAG CCAGGTCTCCAG CCCCGTTGGACCAGCCCTGCTGCCGCGCTTTGTACGACTTTGACCCTGAGAACGAAGGTGAGCTAGGCTTCAAGGAGGGCGACATCATCACCCTGACCAATAAGATCGACGACAATTGGTACGAGGGAATGCTGCAAGGCAACTCGGGCTTTTTCCCCATCAACTACGTGGATATCTTGGTTCCGCTACCCCAGTAA
- the sh3gl2a gene encoding SH3 domain containing GRB2 like 2a, endophilin A1 isoform X7 gives MSVAGLKKQFHKATQRVSEKVGGAEGTKLDVDFTEMEKRVDTTARAVLDIMTKTTEYLQPNPATRAKMSMMSSMSRMRGQEKGPGYTQTETILGESMQRFGRELGEDSNFGLVLIDVGEAMRELGEVKDALDMEVKQNFIDPMQNLHEKDLREIQHHLKKLEGRRLDFDYKKKRQAKVTEDELKAALEKFDDSKEVAEQSMFNLLESDIEQVSQLAALVHAQLQYHTRSAEILTQLSSKIDEQIRDTSTKPRKEFIPKPRTSLDFSISENHNGGIHGARSPAPLDQPCCRALYDFDPENEGELGFKEGDIITLTNKIDDNWYEGMLQGNSGFFPINYVDILVPLPQ, from the exons agagTGAGCGAGAAAGTCGGAGGAGCAGAAGGAACGAAGCTCGATGTGGACTTCACTGAAATGGAAAAG AGGGTGGACACCACCGCTCGAGCCGTTCTGGACATCATGACCAAAACCACCGAGTATCTGCAGCCCAACCCAG CAACCAGAGCCAAGATGAGCATGATGAGCTCCATGTCCCGTATGCGGGGGCAGGAGAAGGGGCCGGGCTACACGCAGACCGAGACCATCCTAGGAGAGTCCATGCAGCGGTTCGGCCGGGAGCTCGGAGAGGACTCCAACTTTG GTCTGGTTCTGATCGACGTCGGAGAGGCCATGCGTGAGCTGGGTGAGGTCAAAGACGCTCTGGACATGGAGGTGAAGCAGAACTTTATTGACCCGATGCAGAACCTTCACGAAAAAGACCTCAGAGAGATCCAG CACCACCTGAAGAAGCTGGAAGGTCGccgtctggactttgactacaAGAAGAAGCGCCAGGCCAAAGTGACGGAGGACGAGCTCAAAGCGGCGCTGGAGAAGTTCGATGACTCCAAGGAAGTCGCAGAGCAGAGCATGTTCAACCTGCTGGAGAGTGAC ATCGAACAGGTGAGCCAGCTGGCGGCGCTGGTCCATGCTCAGCTGCAGTACCACACCCGGTCCGCTGAGATCCTCACACAGCTCTCCAGCAAGATCGACGAACA GATAAGAGATACCTCCACCAAACCGAGGAAAGAGTTCATACCGAAGCCTCGCACGTCTCTGGACTTCAGCATCAGTGAGAACCACAATGGAGGGATCCACGGCGCTCGCTCTCCAG CCCCGTTGGACCAGCCCTGCTGCCGCGCTTTGTACGACTTTGACCCTGAGAACGAAGGTGAGCTAGGCTTCAAGGAGGGCGACATCATCACCCTGACCAATAAGATCGACGACAATTGGTACGAGGGAATGCTGCAAGGCAACTCGGGCTTTTTCCCCATCAACTACGTGGATATCTTGGTTCCGCTACCCCAGTAA